Proteins encoded together in one Falco biarmicus isolate bFalBia1 chromosome 4, bFalBia1.pri, whole genome shotgun sequence window:
- the PGPEP1 gene encoding pyroglutamyl-peptidase 1 isoform X3: MEKPRRAVVVTGFGPFGEHAVNASWIAVQELEKLGLRDDVDLHVYEVPVEYQTVQSLIPELWKKHSPQLVVHVGVSGMATTVTLEKCGHNVGYKGLDNCRFCPGSQCCVEGGPECIDSIIDMDTVCKRVSALGLDVTVTISKDAGRYLCDFTYYTSLYQSHGRSAFVHVPPLGKPYSAEQLGRALQAIIEEMLDVLEHSKDEINCQHEH, translated from the exons ATGGAGAAACCGCGGCGGGCGGTGGTGGTGACGG GGTTTGGTCCGTTTGGAGAGCATGCTGTTAACGCCAGCTGGATTGCAGTTCAG GAGCTGGAGAAGCTAGGGTTGCGAGATGATGTGGATCTGCACGTCTATGAAGTCCCAGTTGAATACCAGACAGTGCAAAGTCTCATTCCTGAATTATGGAAAAAGCACAGTCCCCAA TTGGTGGTTCATGTGGGTGTTTCGGGTATGGCTACGACTGTAACTCTGGAGAAGTGCGGCCATAATGTAGGTTATAAAGGCTTAGACAACTGCCGTTTCTGCCCAGGCTCTCAGTGTTGCGTAGAAGGTGGCCCCGAATGCATCGATTCCATTATTGACATGGACACGGTTTGCAAGAGAGTCTCAGCACTGGGGCTGGATGTCACGGTCACTATATCTAAGGATGCCGGCAG ATACCTCTGTGACTTCACTTACTACACTTCCTTATATCAGAGCCACGGGAGGTCAGCTTTTGTTCACGTGCCTCCGCTGGGAAAACCATATAGCGCAGAACAGCTGGGTCGAGCACTACAGGCTATAATAGAAGAAATGCTGGATGTTTTAGAGCATTCtaaagatgaaataaattgtCAGCATGAACACTGA
- the PGPEP1 gene encoding pyroglutamyl-peptidase 1 isoform X1, whose translation MQCPAPASRWPLPVPADPGPGFGPFGEHAVNASWIAVQELEKLGLRDDVDLHVYEVPVEYQTVQSLIPELWKKHSPQLVVHVGVSGMATTVTLEKCGHNVGYKGLDNCRFCPGSQCCVEGGPECIDSIIDMDTVCKRVSALGLDVTVTISKDAGRYLCDFTYYTSLYQSHGRSAFVHVPPLGKPYSAEQLGRALQAIIEEMLDVLEHSKDEINCQHEH comes from the exons ATGCAGTGCCCTGCGCCGGCTTCCCGGTGGCCCCTCCCGGTACCCGCGGATCCAGGCCCTG GGTTTGGTCCGTTTGGAGAGCATGCTGTTAACGCCAGCTGGATTGCAGTTCAG GAGCTGGAGAAGCTAGGGTTGCGAGATGATGTGGATCTGCACGTCTATGAAGTCCCAGTTGAATACCAGACAGTGCAAAGTCTCATTCCTGAATTATGGAAAAAGCACAGTCCCCAA TTGGTGGTTCATGTGGGTGTTTCGGGTATGGCTACGACTGTAACTCTGGAGAAGTGCGGCCATAATGTAGGTTATAAAGGCTTAGACAACTGCCGTTTCTGCCCAGGCTCTCAGTGTTGCGTAGAAGGTGGCCCCGAATGCATCGATTCCATTATTGACATGGACACGGTTTGCAAGAGAGTCTCAGCACTGGGGCTGGATGTCACGGTCACTATATCTAAGGATGCCGGCAG ATACCTCTGTGACTTCACTTACTACACTTCCTTATATCAGAGCCACGGGAGGTCAGCTTTTGTTCACGTGCCTCCGCTGGGAAAACCATATAGCGCAGAACAGCTGGGTCGAGCACTACAGGCTATAATAGAAGAAATGCTGGATGTTTTAGAGCATTCtaaagatgaaataaattgtCAGCATGAACACTGA
- the PGPEP1 gene encoding pyroglutamyl-peptidase 1 isoform X4, which yields MATTVTLEKCGHNVGYKGLDNCRFCPGSQCCVEGGPECIDSIIDMDTVCKRVSALGLDVTVTISKDAGRYLCDFTYYTSLYQSHGRSAFVHVPPLGKPYSAEQLGRALQAIIEEMLDVLEHSKDEINCQHEH from the exons ATGGCTACGACTGTAACTCTGGAGAAGTGCGGCCATAATGTAGGTTATAAAGGCTTAGACAACTGCCGTTTCTGCCCAGGCTCTCAGTGTTGCGTAGAAGGTGGCCCCGAATGCATCGATTCCATTATTGACATGGACACGGTTTGCAAGAGAGTCTCAGCACTGGGGCTGGATGTCACGGTCACTATATCTAAGGATGCCGGCAG ATACCTCTGTGACTTCACTTACTACACTTCCTTATATCAGAGCCACGGGAGGTCAGCTTTTGTTCACGTGCCTCCGCTGGGAAAACCATATAGCGCAGAACAGCTGGGTCGAGCACTACAGGCTATAATAGAAGAAATGCTGGATGTTTTAGAGCATTCtaaagatgaaataaattgtCAGCATGAACACTGA
- the PGPEP1 gene encoding pyroglutamyl-peptidase 1 isoform X2, giving the protein MKGPSFAGESLSGSFARGFGPFGEHAVNASWIAVQELEKLGLRDDVDLHVYEVPVEYQTVQSLIPELWKKHSPQLVVHVGVSGMATTVTLEKCGHNVGYKGLDNCRFCPGSQCCVEGGPECIDSIIDMDTVCKRVSALGLDVTVTISKDAGRYLCDFTYYTSLYQSHGRSAFVHVPPLGKPYSAEQLGRALQAIIEEMLDVLEHSKDEINCQHEH; this is encoded by the exons ATGAAAGGCCCCAGCTTCGCAGGCGAGAGCTTGTCAGGCTCCTTTGCCCGGG GGTTTGGTCCGTTTGGAGAGCATGCTGTTAACGCCAGCTGGATTGCAGTTCAG GAGCTGGAGAAGCTAGGGTTGCGAGATGATGTGGATCTGCACGTCTATGAAGTCCCAGTTGAATACCAGACAGTGCAAAGTCTCATTCCTGAATTATGGAAAAAGCACAGTCCCCAA TTGGTGGTTCATGTGGGTGTTTCGGGTATGGCTACGACTGTAACTCTGGAGAAGTGCGGCCATAATGTAGGTTATAAAGGCTTAGACAACTGCCGTTTCTGCCCAGGCTCTCAGTGTTGCGTAGAAGGTGGCCCCGAATGCATCGATTCCATTATTGACATGGACACGGTTTGCAAGAGAGTCTCAGCACTGGGGCTGGATGTCACGGTCACTATATCTAAGGATGCCGGCAG ATACCTCTGTGACTTCACTTACTACACTTCCTTATATCAGAGCCACGGGAGGTCAGCTTTTGTTCACGTGCCTCCGCTGGGAAAACCATATAGCGCAGAACAGCTGGGTCGAGCACTACAGGCTATAATAGAAGAAATGCTGGATGTTTTAGAGCATTCtaaagatgaaataaattgtCAGCATGAACACTGA
- the RPS15 gene encoding 40S ribosomal protein S15 yields the protein MAEVEQKKKRTFRKFTYRGVDLDQLLDMSYEQLMQLYSARQRRRLNRGLRRKQHSLLKRLRKAKKEAPPMEKPEVVKTHLRDMIILPEMVGSMVGVYNGKTFNQVEIKPEMIGHYLGEFSITYKPVKHGRPGIGATHSSRFIPLK from the exons ATG GCGGAGGTGGAGCAGAAGAAGAAACGAACCTTCCGGAAATTCACCTATAGGGGAGTGGACCTAGACCAGCTCCTCGACATGTCCTA CGAGCAGCTGATGCAGCTGTACAGCGCCCGCCAGCGCCGGCGGCTCAACCGCGGGCTGCGCCGTAAGCAGCACTCCCTGCTGAAGCGCCTGCGGAAAGCCAAGAAGGAGGCGCCCCCCATGGAGAAGCCAGAGGTGGTGAAGACCCACTTGAGGGACATGATCATCCTCCCCGAGATGGTGGGCAGCATGGTGGGCGTCTACAACGGCAAAACGTTCAACCAGGTGGAGATCAAG CCCGAAATGATTGGTCACTACCTGGGGGAATTCTCCATCACCTACAAGCCGGTGAAGCATGGCCGGCCTGGTATCGGAGCCACACACTCATCCAGGTTCATTCCTCTGAAGTAA
- the JUND gene encoding transcription factor JunD has translation METPFYHDDVLSGLGSGFAPSSGSSGLLLPFPGGSMMKKDALGMALQEQVAAALKAPGAAGSEAAGLLGSPELGLLKLGSPELERLIIQSNGLVTTTPTSGQFLYPKAAASEEQEFAEGFVKALEDLHKQSQLGGGAAGGGGGGGGSGAGELPAAGLAPEPPVYANLSSYPAVSYAAEPGPFAAPPPRLPPPPLKDEPQIVPEVPSFGESPPLSPIDMDTQERIKAERKRLRNRIAASKCRKRKLERISRLEEKVKSLKSQNTELASTASLLREQVAQLKQKVLSHVNSGCQLLPQHQHQVPAY, from the coding sequence ATGGAAACACCCTTCTACCATGATGATGTGTTGAGCGGCCTCGGCAGCGGCTTCGCCCCGTCCTCCGGCAGCAGCgggctcctcctgcccttccccggCGGCAGCATGATGAAGAAGGACGCGCTCGGGATGGCGCTACAGGAGCAGGTGGCGGCGGCGCTGAAAGCCCCCGGGGCGGCCGGCAGTGAGGCGGCGGGGCTGCTTGGCTCGCccgagctggggctgctcaaGCTGGGGTCCCCCGAGCTGGAGCGGCTCATCATCCAGTCCAACGGGCTGGTGACCACCACGCCGACCAGCGGGCAGTTCCTCTACCCCAAAGCGGCCGCCTCCGAGGAGCAGGAGTTCGCCGAGGGCTTCGTGAAAGCGCTGGAGGACTTGCACAAGCAGAGCCAGCtgggcggcggcgcggcgggcggcggcggcggaggcggcggcagcggggcgggcGAGCTGCCCGCCGCCGGCCTGGCCCCGGAGCCGCCGGTGTACGCCAACCTCAGCAGCTATCCGGCCGTCAGCTACGCCGCCGAGCCTGGCCCCTtcgcggcgccgccgccgcggctcccgccgccgccgctgaAGGACGAGCCGCAGATCGTGCCGGAGGTGCCGAGCTTCGGGGAGAGCCCGCCGCTCTCCCCCATCGACATGGACACGCAGGAGCGTATCAAGGCGGAACGAAAGCGGCTGCGGAACCGCATCGCCGCCTCCAAGTGCCGCAAGAGGAAGCTGGAGCGCATCTCCCGCCTGGAGGAGAAGGTGAAGAGCCTCAAGAGCCAGAACACGGAGCTGGCCTCCACCGCCAGCCTGCTCCGCGAGCAGGTCGCCCAGCTCAAGCAGAAGGTCCTCAGCCACGTCAACAGcggctgccagctcctgccgcagcaccagcaccaggtGCCGGCTTACTGA
- the LSM4 gene encoding U6 snRNA-associated Sm-like protein LSm4, translating into MLPLSLLKTAQNHPMLVELKNGETYNGHLVSCDNWMNINLREVICTSRDGDKFWRMPECYIRGSTIKYLRIPDEIIDMVKEEVVSKGRGRGGMQQQKQQKGRGVGGAGRGVFGGRGRGIPGSGRGQQEKKPGRQSAKQ; encoded by the exons ATG CTGCCCCTGTCCCTGTTGAAGACGGCGCAGAACCACCCTATG CTGGTGGAGTTGAAGAACGGAGAGACGTACAACGGGCACCTGGTGAGCTGTGATAACTGGATGAACATCAACCTGCGGGAGGTCATCTGCACGTCCCGG GATGGAGACAAGTTCTGGAGGATGCCAGAGTGCTACATTCGTGGCAGCACGATTAAATACCTGCGTATCCCTGATGAAATAATTGACATGGTGAAAGAAGAGGTGGTGTCCAAGGGCAGAGGCCGTGGTGGgatgcaacagcagaagcaacagAAGGGCCGTGGTGTTGGAGGTGCTGGACGAG GTGTGTTTGGTGGCCGTGGCCGAGGAATACCAGGCAGTGGAAGAggccagcaggaaaaaaagccaggcAGACAATCGGCAAAGCAATGA